The Burkholderia mayonis genome window below encodes:
- a CDS encoding type I restriction endonuclease subunit R, giving the protein MTDEIGKSEKATQNRVIKLFTGQLKYDYLDDWTDRVDNSNVEEALLTAYLTNAGYRPAQISQAIYRLKTEANHPQRDLNANNEAVYQLLRYGIPVKVEGDKVAQTVWLINWSQPTRNHFAIAEEVTLKGGYERRPDIVLYVNGIAVGVLELKNSRVSIGNGIRQNLSNQKPEFNAWFFSTVQFVFAGNDSEGLQYGTTGTPEKFFLQWKEDEADNSGYKLDKYLLGMCSKARLIELMHDFVLFDGGVKKLPRVHQYFGIKAAQEHVRRRQGGIIWHTQGAGKSILMVLLARWVLENNPHARVVVITDRDELDKQIKRVFEDSGETIHRTSSGRDLMTRLGQPTPRLLCSLVHKFGAGKGLGDGDFDAFIKELESQPGSAAGDLFVFVDECHRTQGGRLNRVMKAMMPSAVFIGFTGTPLLKRDAATSLEVFGSYIHTYKFSEAVEDGVVLDLVYEARDIDQQLGSQDKIDKWFESRTKPLNDWQKNELKKQWGTMQQVLSSRARMDRVVEDIIFDFSIKPRLSSERGNAMLVASSIYEACKYFTLFQKTPFKGKCAVVTSYNPLAKDVTLEETGANTETDKQFIYNTYTELLKDVQPKAGMSKTETYEEQAKARFINEPAGMKLLIVVDKLLTGFDSPPCTYLYIDKSMQDHGLFQAICRTNRLDTADKDFGYIVDYKDLFKKVENAIAVYASELDHSAGGADPEILLESRVQKGKERLDAALEALALLVEKVEPPKGELEHIHYFCGNTEIGDDLKAREPLRVAFYTGVVGLLRAYALIADELDEAGYSALQQVIIRQDLDQYVKLRELIRLASGETLDLKPYEADMRHLIDTYIAASEPRKISEFENVGLLDLIVKTGIADAIAKKLGSMKDRQSVAEAIENNVRSKIVKDHLTDPAYFAKMSALLDEIIKKRKEKAIEYEEYLKQMADLAARVHAGKSDDTPIALDTGGKRALFNNLIIANRRTPEQALVLSLELDAAVKRVRPDGWRGVLPRENIIKQALWEILKDDLEVEAIFRVIEAQKQEY; this is encoded by the coding sequence ATGACCGATGAGATCGGTAAGTCAGAAAAAGCCACGCAGAACCGCGTCATCAAGCTGTTCACCGGGCAGTTGAAGTACGACTATCTGGACGACTGGACCGATCGCGTCGACAACAGCAATGTCGAAGAAGCATTGCTGACTGCATATCTGACCAATGCCGGTTATCGCCCTGCCCAGATCAGTCAGGCCATCTATCGGCTCAAGACCGAAGCCAACCACCCGCAGCGCGACCTAAACGCCAACAACGAAGCCGTCTATCAACTTCTTCGCTACGGCATTCCCGTCAAGGTCGAAGGCGACAAGGTCGCACAGACTGTGTGGCTCATCAACTGGTCGCAGCCAACGCGCAATCATTTCGCGATTGCCGAGGAAGTCACCCTGAAGGGCGGATACGAGCGTCGCCCGGACATCGTGCTCTATGTGAACGGGATCGCCGTCGGTGTGCTGGAACTGAAAAACAGCCGTGTCAGCATCGGCAATGGCATCCGGCAGAACCTGTCCAACCAGAAGCCCGAGTTCAATGCATGGTTCTTTAGTACCGTGCAGTTCGTCTTCGCTGGCAATGATTCCGAAGGGCTGCAATACGGCACGACCGGCACGCCGGAAAAATTCTTCCTCCAGTGGAAAGAAGACGAGGCGGATAACAGCGGTTACAAGCTCGACAAGTATCTGCTCGGGATGTGCAGCAAGGCCCGGCTCATCGAGCTGATGCACGACTTCGTCCTGTTCGATGGCGGCGTCAAGAAGCTACCGCGCGTGCACCAGTATTTCGGTATCAAGGCCGCGCAGGAACACGTGCGCAGACGCCAGGGCGGGATCATCTGGCATACCCAGGGCGCGGGCAAGAGCATCCTGATGGTGCTGCTGGCTCGATGGGTTCTGGAAAACAATCCTCACGCCCGTGTCGTCGTCATTACTGATCGCGATGAACTCGATAAGCAGATCAAGCGCGTGTTCGAGGACAGTGGAGAGACGATTCACCGCACCAGCAGCGGCCGTGACCTGATGACGCGGTTAGGTCAGCCGACACCGCGCCTGCTGTGCTCGCTCGTGCACAAGTTCGGTGCGGGTAAGGGACTCGGTGATGGCGACTTCGATGCCTTCATCAAGGAACTCGAGTCACAGCCCGGCAGTGCCGCGGGTGATCTTTTCGTGTTCGTCGATGAATGCCACCGCACGCAAGGCGGGCGTCTGAACCGTGTGATGAAGGCGATGATGCCATCGGCCGTATTCATCGGTTTCACTGGCACACCGCTGCTCAAGCGCGACGCCGCGACCAGCCTCGAGGTGTTCGGCAGCTACATTCATACCTACAAGTTCAGCGAGGCAGTGGAAGATGGGGTCGTACTTGATCTCGTCTACGAGGCGCGCGACATTGATCAGCAGCTCGGCTCCCAGGACAAGATCGACAAATGGTTCGAATCGAGGACCAAGCCGCTGAACGACTGGCAGAAAAACGAACTGAAAAAGCAGTGGGGCACGATGCAGCAGGTGCTCAGTTCGCGCGCCCGCATGGATCGCGTGGTCGAGGACATCATCTTCGATTTCAGCATCAAGCCCCGACTCTCCAGCGAACGCGGCAATGCCATGCTGGTGGCTTCCAGCATCTACGAGGCATGCAAGTATTTCACACTATTCCAGAAGACACCGTTCAAGGGCAAGTGCGCGGTCGTCACGTCGTACAACCCGCTGGCCAAGGACGTGACGCTGGAAGAAACCGGCGCGAATACCGAGACCGACAAACAGTTCATCTACAACACCTACACCGAACTGCTGAAGGACGTCCAGCCGAAGGCGGGCATGTCGAAGACCGAGACGTATGAGGAGCAGGCCAAGGCCCGGTTCATCAACGAGCCGGCCGGCATGAAGCTGCTGATCGTCGTGGACAAGCTGCTGACCGGGTTCGATTCACCGCCCTGCACGTATCTGTATATCGACAAGTCCATGCAGGATCATGGACTGTTCCAGGCCATCTGCCGTACGAACCGGCTGGATACCGCTGACAAGGATTTCGGCTACATCGTCGATTACAAGGACCTGTTCAAGAAGGTCGAAAACGCCATCGCGGTATATGCGTCTGAGCTGGACCACAGTGCAGGTGGTGCAGATCCCGAAATCCTGCTCGAGAGCAGGGTCCAGAAGGGTAAGGAGCGTCTGGATGCGGCGCTGGAAGCGCTGGCGCTGCTGGTGGAGAAGGTTGAGCCGCCCAAGGGCGAGCTGGAACACATCCATTATTTTTGCGGCAATACCGAGATTGGCGACGACCTCAAGGCCCGCGAGCCGCTGCGTGTCGCCTTCTACACAGGCGTGGTCGGCTTGCTCCGTGCCTATGCGCTCATTGCTGATGAACTGGATGAGGCAGGCTACAGCGCTTTGCAACAAGTCATCATCCGCCAGGACCTGGACCAGTATGTGAAGCTGCGCGAGTTGATTCGCCTGGCGAGCGGCGAGACGCTTGATCTCAAGCCGTACGAAGCCGACATGCGCCACCTGATCGACACGTACATCGCGGCCAGCGAACCGCGCAAGATTTCCGAGTTTGAGAACGTCGGTTTGCTCGACCTGATCGTGAAGACCGGCATCGCCGATGCGATCGCGAAGAAACTGGGCAGTATGAAGGACCGGCAGTCGGTCGCCGAGGCCATCGAGAACAATGTGCGCAGCAAGATCGTCAAGGATCACCTGACCGATCCGGCATATTTCGCGAAGATGTCGGCGTTGCTCGATGAGATCATCAAAAAGCGCAAAGAAAAAGCCATCGAGTACGAGGAATACCTGAAACAGATGGCCGACCTCGCGGCCCGGGTGCACGCAGGCAAGTCGGACGATACGCCTATTGCGCTCGATACGGGGGGCAAGCGCGCGTTGTTCAATAACCTCATAATTGCCAATCGCCGCACGCCGGAGCAGGCGCTGGTGTTGTCGCTCGAACTCGATGCGGCCGTGAAGCGCGTGCGCCCAGATGGCTGGCGTGGTGTGCTGCCGCGCGAGAACATCATCAAGCAAGCGCTGTGGGAGATTCTGAAGGACGATTTGGAAGTCGAGGCTATTTTCCGGGTCATCGAAGCGCAGAAGCAGGAGTATTGA
- a CDS encoding M48 family metallopeptidase, with protein MRNSIDLGDLQVDVIRKEIKHVHLSVYPPDGRVRISAPLHMTPDIIRVYAITRLDWIRRQQRKLLSQERETSREYLDRESHYVWGKRYLLRIVEADSAPAVRLKHSTLELSIRPGSDASRRCELLDAWYRDQLRAAVPALLKKWEPLLGVKAHRVLVQHMKTQWGSCNPVSGNIRLNTDLARKPSDCLEYILLHELLHLIEPTHNARFQSLMDRFMPQWRQIRDEVNRLPVRHEHWVY; from the coding sequence TTGCGTAATAGCATCGACCTGGGCGATCTTCAGGTCGATGTGATCAGGAAGGAAATCAAGCATGTCCATCTGAGCGTGTATCCGCCAGACGGTCGTGTGCGGATTTCTGCGCCCCTGCACATGACGCCCGACATCATCCGCGTGTATGCGATCACCCGGCTGGACTGGATCAGGCGACAGCAGCGCAAACTGCTTTCGCAGGAAAGGGAGACGTCCCGTGAATATTTGGACCGGGAGAGTCACTACGTTTGGGGTAAGCGTTACCTGTTGCGCATCGTAGAGGCAGACTCGGCACCCGCCGTGCGGCTGAAGCATTCCACGCTCGAACTCAGCATACGCCCCGGCAGTGACGCGAGCCGTCGCTGCGAATTGCTTGACGCCTGGTACCGGGACCAGCTTCGTGCTGCCGTGCCCGCGTTGCTGAAAAAATGGGAGCCGCTTCTGGGCGTAAAAGCCCACCGCGTCCTCGTGCAGCACATGAAAACGCAGTGGGGAAGCTGCAATCCGGTGTCGGGCAACATCCGCCTGAATACGGACTTGGCTCGCAAGCCATCAGATTGTCTGGAATACATCCTCCTGCATGAACTGCTGCACCTGATCGAGCCGACCCATAACGCGCGGTTCCAGTCGTTGATGGATCGGTTCATGCCGCAGTGGCGGCAGATTCGCGACGAGGTGAACCGATTGCCAGTACGGCACGAGCACTGGGTGTATTAA
- a CDS encoding ATP-binding protein, which yields MPDIPSQAALFEDDYLLRELGQVAHVPQVALTELVANAWDAGATKVDLILPAAIGETLTVTDNGHGMTPAQFKKRWMTLRYNREKHQGPNVEFPAGRTARPRRAYGRNGVGRHGLLCFADEYEVQTWRDGDLASFIVGTESGPSPFVLRSEIPGRRKGSGTRLAVRVTRKLPDAEEILTVLAARFVHDPEFEIRVNGVQRSFAEIEGRVSEETLDLGNDHRATIIVIDSTRLNHSSLHQGIAFWVQRRLVGTPSWSVGQATFDGRTRFARRYKVIVDTEGYEADVEQDWTAFRSTDAVRELYRATAEHIGKVAQGLAEEIVDATSEDALTQNRTELAGLGQGARLEVAEFTKAVAQAHPTVSPEFLATAVKAVIHLEKSKSGTALLQKLSTLQADDLDGLDRLLAEWSVKDALRVLDEIDSRIGVIETIQRLASDPATDELHTLHPLILRSRWLFGPEFESEEYCSNATLKTVASELFKGSQAHFINDRNRPDIVVLPEQATWQMTGIECFDPADATITRMERILVIELKKGGFQLTRKDINQAGGYVQDISQSGAMSGAPYICAWVVGQKIAAGVEREMKFGNPEYGRVRAATFGSLVDTANARLLKLRNTLATRYEGVATDQLLSRVLSQPVQENIALTYSGPATELESTDG from the coding sequence ATGCCAGATATACCGTCCCAGGCTGCACTGTTTGAGGATGATTACCTGCTGCGCGAGTTGGGTCAGGTGGCACACGTCCCGCAGGTGGCGCTGACCGAACTCGTGGCGAATGCATGGGATGCAGGTGCAACGAAGGTGGATCTGATTTTGCCCGCAGCGATCGGTGAAACGTTGACCGTCACGGACAATGGTCATGGCATGACGCCCGCGCAGTTCAAGAAACGCTGGATGACGCTGCGCTATAACCGTGAGAAGCATCAGGGTCCGAATGTCGAGTTTCCGGCGGGGCGCACTGCACGCCCACGCCGGGCTTACGGACGCAACGGCGTCGGTCGGCATGGGCTGCTGTGTTTCGCAGACGAGTACGAAGTCCAAACTTGGCGCGACGGTGATCTGGCGAGTTTCATTGTCGGCACAGAATCAGGTCCCAGTCCTTTTGTGCTTCGTAGCGAAATCCCGGGCCGTCGAAAGGGTAGTGGTACGCGGCTGGCTGTACGGGTGACCCGTAAATTGCCTGACGCCGAGGAAATCCTGACGGTGCTGGCGGCACGTTTTGTCCATGATCCAGAGTTCGAAATCCGGGTCAATGGCGTGCAGCGTTCCTTCGCTGAGATCGAAGGTCGTGTAAGCGAGGAAACGCTTGATCTTGGTAATGACCACCGTGCCACGATCATTGTGATCGACTCGACGCGGCTCAATCATTCTTCGCTGCATCAGGGTATTGCATTCTGGGTGCAGCGACGGCTCGTGGGTACTCCATCATGGTCGGTGGGACAGGCGACATTCGATGGGCGTACCCGGTTTGCCCGCCGCTACAAGGTGATCGTCGATACGGAAGGGTACGAAGCAGACGTGGAGCAGGACTGGACCGCATTTCGATCCACCGACGCCGTACGCGAGTTATATCGCGCCACCGCCGAGCATATCGGCAAGGTCGCGCAGGGGCTCGCCGAAGAGATTGTTGATGCGACGTCGGAGGATGCACTGACGCAGAACCGGACTGAGCTGGCGGGGCTGGGGCAGGGGGCGCGGCTGGAGGTGGCCGAGTTCACGAAGGCAGTGGCGCAGGCGCATCCGACCGTATCGCCGGAATTCCTCGCCACAGCGGTCAAGGCAGTCATTCATCTTGAGAAGTCAAAGAGCGGTACGGCATTGCTGCAAAAACTTTCAACGTTGCAGGCGGATGACCTTGATGGTCTGGACCGGCTTCTGGCCGAATGGTCAGTCAAGGATGCCTTGCGCGTGCTTGATGAAATCGATAGCCGTATAGGCGTGATCGAAACCATCCAACGTCTGGCGAGCGATCCTGCCACCGATGAACTACACACACTGCATCCATTGATCCTGCGCTCGCGCTGGCTGTTCGGCCCGGAGTTTGAGTCGGAGGAATACTGTTCGAACGCCACGCTGAAGACAGTAGCCAGCGAGCTGTTCAAAGGCAGTCAGGCGCACTTTATCAACGATCGGAACCGTCCGGACATCGTGGTGCTGCCGGAACAGGCCACATGGCAGATGACGGGTATCGAGTGCTTTGACCCTGCCGACGCAACGATCACGCGAATGGAGCGGATTTTGGTCATTGAGTTGAAGAAAGGCGGCTTCCAGCTTACTCGCAAGGATATCAATCAGGCGGGCGGCTACGTGCAGGATATCTCGCAGTCGGGCGCCATGTCCGGCGCGCCCTACATCTGCGCATGGGTCGTCGGGCAGAAAATTGCGGCGGGAGTCGAGCGTGAGATGAAGTTCGGCAACCCGGAATATGGTCGCGTCCGGGCGGCCACGTTCGGTTCGCTGGTTGATACCGCCAATGCTCGTTTGTTGAAACTGCGTAACACACTGGCGACTCGCTATGAAGGCGTCGCAACCGATCAGTTGCTTAGCCGCGTACTGTCGCAGCCGGTACAGGAAAATATTGCGCTGACCTACAGCGGGCCGGCAACGGAACTAGAGTCGACGGATGGCTAA
- a CDS encoding TIGR04141 family sporadically distributed protein, which yields MGESSAISDVRSITGILGRILRNGLWYEVSRKFVDEIGTYFKRLDAEPAKMPVYQHANEGLYNESVVKENAGFELLDKKNISFGNGYDKIEFCDLVRDGRDLIHVKLYRSSATLSHLFAQGSVSAETFMRHEDFRVKLNEKLPAGMKLDDPLQRPKAENRQRGVPA from the coding sequence ATGGGAGAATCGTCGGCCATCAGCGACGTTCGCTCAATAACGGGGATTCTCGGGCGGATACTTCGCAACGGCCTGTGGTATGAAGTCAGCCGCAAGTTCGTCGATGAGATTGGCACATACTTCAAGCGGCTCGACGCCGAGCCGGCGAAGATGCCCGTTTATCAACATGCCAACGAGGGGCTATACAACGAGAGCGTCGTGAAGGAGAACGCCGGATTCGAGCTGCTCGACAAGAAAAACATCTCGTTCGGCAACGGCTACGACAAGATCGAGTTTTGCGACCTCGTGCGCGACGGGCGTGATCTCATCCACGTGAAGCTCTACCGGAGCTCGGCCACGCTCAGCCACCTCTTCGCACAGGGGAGCGTGTCCGCCGAGACCTTCATGCGCCACGAGGACTTCCGGGTCAAGCTTAACGAGAAGCTCCCCGCCGGCATGAAGCTTGATGACCCTCTCCAGCGTCCGAAGGCCGAGAACCGCCAGCGAGGCGTACCCGCTTGA
- a CDS encoding tyrosine-type recombinase/integrase, protein MDEIKPIHIRKYLDWRKESPVAANREIALFSHIFNKAREWGATDRSNPCVGVRKHRESGRDGYIDDAAYRKLWEKADVPLREAMDLAYLTGQRPADVLKLDERHIRDGVLEVRQNKTRAKLRIEIVGQLASAINRIASRKSGLKLHSTKLIVDESGNPLARNSPITSRQGRVPRLRRPVAGGELTSAASPGNFSVSCMNVLPSSQWENRRPSATFAQ, encoded by the coding sequence TTGGACGAGATCAAACCGATTCACATTCGGAAGTATCTGGACTGGCGAAAGGAGTCACCCGTTGCTGCCAACCGGGAGATCGCGTTGTTTTCGCACATCTTCAACAAGGCGAGGGAATGGGGTGCTACCGACCGCTCAAATCCTTGTGTCGGTGTTCGTAAGCACAGGGAATCGGGAAGAGATGGCTATATTGATGACGCCGCATACCGGAAGCTGTGGGAAAAGGCCGACGTGCCTCTACGCGAGGCAATGGACCTAGCCTATCTTACGGGCCAGCGGCCGGCCGACGTTTTGAAGCTGGACGAGCGCCACATCAGGGACGGCGTTTTGGAGGTTCGGCAGAACAAAACTCGTGCAAAGCTCAGGATCGAGATCGTCGGTCAACTTGCCTCGGCGATCAATCGCATCGCATCGCGGAAGTCTGGGCTAAAATTGCACTCGACCAAGCTCATCGTCGATGAGTCGGGAAACCCGCTTGCTCGAAACTCGCCTATTACCTCTCGCCAAGGCCGCGTGCCTCGATTGCGCCGCCCTGTCGCTGGAGGCGAACTCACATCCGCCGCATCCCCTGGCAACTTCTCCGTTTCCTGCATGAACGTCCTCCCGTCATCGCAATGGGAGAATCGTCGGCCATCAGCGACGTTCGCTCAATAA
- the icmH gene encoding type IVB secretion system protein IcmH/DotU — protein MSYAPSLFGDNTPPPAPQTASSTDAGFQARSLVDLLYDGFFMLFLLKNGREPGDASEFGTRIQEFLSEFERGAKKLNIAAEDVYAAKFAFCAAIDESVLSSQFKIRADWERRPLQLVLFGEQLAGEKFYQYLEECRAQGAARLQSLEVFHMCLLLGFQGKYLLEGPEKLAYLTARLGDEIAHMKGKRAPFAPHWPLPDQISHRLKREVPLWAIGAVFALVGLLAYAGLNTYLRNSTVKALAPYSQVIKVGPESANLTISLP, from the coding sequence ATGAGTTACGCGCCTTCCCTTTTCGGCGACAACACGCCGCCCCCCGCGCCGCAAACGGCGTCGTCGACCGACGCCGGCTTCCAGGCGCGCTCGCTCGTCGATCTGCTGTACGACGGCTTCTTCATGCTGTTCCTGCTGAAGAACGGCCGCGAGCCGGGCGATGCATCGGAGTTCGGCACACGCATCCAGGAATTCTTGAGCGAGTTCGAGCGCGGCGCGAAGAAGCTCAACATCGCCGCCGAGGACGTCTATGCGGCGAAGTTCGCGTTTTGCGCGGCGATCGACGAATCGGTGCTGTCGTCGCAGTTCAAGATCCGCGCGGACTGGGAGCGCCGGCCGCTGCAGCTCGTGCTGTTCGGCGAGCAGCTCGCGGGCGAGAAGTTCTATCAGTATCTCGAAGAATGCCGCGCGCAAGGCGCAGCGCGGCTGCAGTCGCTCGAGGTGTTCCACATGTGCCTGTTGCTCGGCTTCCAGGGCAAGTATCTGCTCGAAGGGCCGGAGAAGCTCGCGTATCTGACCGCGCGGCTCGGCGACGAGATCGCGCACATGAAGGGTAAGCGCGCGCCGTTCGCGCCGCATTGGCCGCTGCCGGATCAGATCTCGCATCGGCTCAAGCGCGAGGTGCCGCTGTGGGCGATCGGGGCGGTGTTCGCGCTCGTCGGGCTGCTTGCTTACGCCGGGCTCAATACGTATCTGCGCAATAGCACCGTGAAGGCGTTGGCGCCTTATTCGCAGGTCATCAAGGTCGGGCCAGAGTCGGCTAATTTGACGATTTCGTTGCCTTGA
- the tssK gene encoding type VI secretion system baseplate subunit TssK, whose amino-acid sequence MSYSAKVLWGEGLFLRPQHFQRQDAYHEARLFESIQTIQPYNWGVRSVRFDRDALGSNVLRASELSLVFPDGALYSAPQADELPPPIALDTLPDGINEFTFYLALHPLRETGSNYAENRDGGFVSRFVSEQASVADHFTDAADADITFLKTNVKLIAHSEPRDQLLSIPLVRVRRTATSGFEIDDSFVPPCLAIEASPILHQRLRQLIDALQAKVNALYGFHREPTKNIIEFRSGDIASFWLLHTASAAFAALAHLHQHSALHPERLFQELLRLAGQLMTFSKGHVLADLPAYRHDDPGPGFARLDTILRDLLETVISTRYFAITLEEVRPSFHVGRLDSGKIDDKTAFYLAVSADMPSVELVEAVPARFKVGAPDDVDKLVLSAMPGVRLAYTPQVPPAIPVRPGACYFALDARSPLYERMLQAQSAMIYAPSGINDLKFELIAVTS is encoded by the coding sequence ATGAGTTATTCGGCCAAGGTGCTCTGGGGAGAAGGCCTCTTTCTGAGGCCGCAGCACTTTCAGCGGCAGGACGCGTATCACGAAGCGCGCCTCTTCGAATCGATTCAGACGATCCAGCCGTACAACTGGGGCGTGCGTTCGGTGCGGTTCGATCGCGATGCGCTCGGCAGCAACGTGTTGCGCGCAAGCGAACTGTCGCTCGTGTTCCCGGACGGCGCGCTCTACTCCGCGCCGCAGGCCGACGAACTGCCGCCGCCCATCGCGCTCGACACGCTGCCCGACGGCATCAACGAATTCACGTTCTACCTCGCGCTGCATCCGCTGCGCGAGACGGGCTCGAACTACGCGGAAAACCGCGACGGGGGCTTCGTGTCGCGCTTCGTCAGCGAGCAGGCGAGCGTCGCCGACCACTTCACCGACGCCGCCGACGCCGACATCACGTTCCTGAAGACCAACGTCAAGCTGATCGCGCACAGCGAGCCGCGCGATCAGTTGCTGTCGATCCCGCTCGTGCGCGTGCGCCGCACCGCGACGTCCGGCTTCGAGATCGACGACAGCTTCGTGCCGCCGTGCCTCGCAATCGAGGCGTCGCCGATCCTGCATCAGCGCCTGCGCCAGCTGATCGACGCGCTGCAGGCGAAGGTGAACGCGCTGTACGGCTTCCATCGCGAGCCGACGAAGAACATCATCGAATTCCGCTCGGGCGACATCGCATCGTTCTGGCTGCTGCACACGGCGAGCGCCGCGTTCGCCGCGCTCGCGCACCTGCACCAGCATTCGGCGCTGCATCCGGAGCGGCTGTTCCAGGAACTGCTGCGCCTCGCCGGCCAGCTGATGACATTCTCGAAGGGCCACGTGCTCGCCGATCTGCCCGCTTATCGGCATGACGATCCGGGCCCCGGCTTCGCGCGCCTCGACACGATCCTGCGCGACCTGCTCGAGACCGTGATCTCGACGCGCTACTTCGCGATCACGCTCGAGGAAGTGCGGCCGTCGTTCCATGTCGGACGGCTCGATTCCGGCAAGATCGACGACAAGACCGCGTTCTATCTCGCGGTGTCTGCCGACATGCCTTCCGTCGAGCTCGTCGAGGCCGTGCCCGCGCGCTTCAAAGTCGGCGCACCGGACGACGTCGACAAGCTCGTGCTGTCCGCGATGCCGGGCGTGCGGCTCGCATACACGCCGCAGGTGCCGCCCGCGATTCCCGTGCGCCCGGGCGCATGCTACTTCGCACTCGATGCGCGCAGCCCGCTCTATGAGCGGATGCTGCAGGCCCAGTCGGCGATGATCTACGCGCCGTCCGGAATCAACGATCTCAAATTCGAACTGATCGCCGTCACGTCATGA
- the tssJ gene encoding type VI secretion system lipoprotein TssJ codes for MNPHVTRYALPLAACILLGGCAAAVPLLGSAGSAALQMVGVGKPDVPDSQKPPRNVGLTLYAAPNLNAANDNRPLALVVRLYALKDPTSFQQAPFDSFTDPAKEKTALGNDLLSVREITLIPGQRYNATEKVSREAQAFGIVALFRDPALQRWKLTFDPAKSEKSGIIIGLHNCAMTVTDGTVLPSQQGMPTERLDLLSSVNCG; via the coding sequence ATGAATCCGCATGTGACTCGTTACGCGCTGCCGCTTGCCGCCTGCATCCTGCTCGGCGGCTGCGCGGCCGCCGTGCCGCTCCTCGGCTCGGCGGGCAGCGCCGCGCTGCAGATGGTGGGCGTCGGCAAGCCCGACGTGCCCGATTCGCAGAAGCCGCCGCGCAACGTCGGCCTGACGCTCTACGCCGCGCCGAACCTCAACGCCGCGAACGACAATCGCCCGCTCGCGCTCGTCGTGCGTCTCTACGCGCTGAAGGATCCGACGTCGTTCCAGCAAGCGCCGTTCGACAGCTTCACCGATCCGGCCAAGGAAAAGACCGCGCTCGGCAACGATCTCCTGAGCGTGCGCGAGATTACGCTGATTCCGGGACAGCGCTACAACGCGACCGAAAAGGTATCGCGCGAAGCGCAGGCATTCGGCATCGTCGCGCTTTTTCGCGACCCGGCGCTGCAGCGCTGGAAGCTGACGTTCGATCCTGCGAAGTCCGAGAAATCCGGCATAATCATCGGCCTGCACAACTGCGCGATGACTGTGACGGACGGCACCGTCCTTCCTTCGCAACAGGGCATGCCGACGGAGCGGCTCGATTTGCTCTCGTCGGTGAACTGCGGATGA
- a CDS encoding tetratricopeptide repeat protein: MKDRLFAKLSGVVLACGIIAGCASQPTPPTSEAFNKSLADADAVAKAGDQDRAIGLYQQLAKSDPTREEPWSRIAQIQFQQGHYGQAIVAAQEALQRDKTDRQAKSVLAVAGLRIATESLGELRQDSSLAGDAKSDAQALAKQLRDTLGEAALFPPEQQTKPVVKKRRIVRRAKPPVHEAAPAENSTAAAPAAPVAPAAPVTPAPAPAPAKASGGDPFSALR; the protein is encoded by the coding sequence ATGAAAGACCGTCTCTTCGCAAAACTTTCTGGGGTAGTGTTGGCCTGCGGCATCATCGCCGGTTGCGCATCGCAGCCGACTCCGCCCACGTCCGAAGCATTCAACAAGTCGTTGGCCGACGCCGACGCGGTGGCGAAGGCAGGCGATCAGGACCGCGCGATCGGCCTTTATCAGCAACTTGCGAAATCCGATCCGACACGCGAAGAGCCGTGGTCGCGAATCGCGCAGATCCAGTTTCAGCAGGGCCACTACGGTCAGGCGATCGTCGCCGCTCAGGAGGCGCTGCAGCGCGACAAGACCGACCGTCAGGCGAAGAGCGTGCTTGCCGTCGCGGGCCTGCGCATCGCGACCGAATCGCTCGGCGAGCTGCGTCAGGATTCGTCGCTCGCGGGCGACGCGAAGTCGGATGCGCAGGCGCTCGCGAAGCAGCTGCGCGACACGCTCGGCGAAGCCGCGCTGTTCCCGCCCGAGCAGCAGACGAAGCCCGTCGTGAAGAAGCGCCGCATCGTGCGTCGCGCGAAGCCGCCCGTGCACGAGGCCGCGCCCGCCGAAAACAGCACGGCGGCCGCCCCTGCGGCGCCGGTTGCCCCCGCCGCGCCTGTGACGCCGGCACCCGCGCCGGCACCCGCGAAGGCGTCAGGCGGCGATCCGTTCAGCGCGCTGCGTTAA